AAAAATATTTAAAAAATAATTTAATTAATATAATTTATTTACAACATCTATTTTTTTGAAATACCCTCCAAGTGTGAATTTTACTTGTTGGTCCAAGGCTTTTTTGGATTCTGCTTCAAGTATGTATGAACCCATAATAATTTCGGTGTCAGTATCTTCAACATTCATTTCAACTCTGTGAATTTCTTTTCCGTCGGAATTTTCTTCGTTTGTATAATTTTCAATGTATATCGTCGCATTTTCAATTTCTTCAACAATTTCTACAAAATTCCAGAGTGTCATAGCCATATTTTATCACCTTATTCTTTGTAAGTAAAGTAACAGCATTACTATTATATAAATTTCAGATAGTATGAAATGATCAAGTTTTATCAAAATATCAAAGATGTGAATTTATTAGATCAATCAATATCTAACTACATTTAATTCCAAATTGTTAGAACCTAAAAAATTTATTGTGAAATTTTTATCCAATTTTTAGATTCATGACATTTTTGTTTTTATTTTTTCTTTTCTATAGATTTTATAAGCCGCATAAGTTATTCCCAATATTAATGGCCCTATAAATAGTCCAGGAATACCCATAGTCACCGCACCATAAATGAATCCTAATAAAAATACCAATGGATGTATTTCAGAATATTGAACAGCAATCTTGGGTCTTATGTAAAAGTCTGTTGTTGTTTCTATTATCCAACCAAATATAATCACCAATATACCTTGTGTGGTGTTCCCAAGGAGTATACTGATAATTCCAATGGCACCATACACGATCCATGGACCAATAATGGGTATAAACATGGCTATTCCACTTATGATAGCTAATAATAGTGCATAAGGATATCCTAGTAAGTAATATAAAATTCCAGAGAGTACTCCAAGGATTACTGCAGGAATAGCATTACCGACAATTATGCTTTTTAAAACATCTTCAGCACTATCAAACAATTCCTGGTAGAAATCATTGTCTTTAACCGGAATAACATCTGTTATAAATTTAATTACTTTATCTCCATCTCTTGCAAAATAAAATACTGAAAAAATTAATATGAGCATTTGGGCAGCAAAAGATGGAATTGAACTTATCATGGCAACTAAGGAGCTAGCAACAAATGAAATAAATTCATTAATTCCAGATTGTACAGCTGTTATTATACTTTGGGTAAGATTACTTGGAAGATTGAGATTATTTACAGCTTGGTTTATTACAGTCATGTTCATAGTAGAATTGCCAGTAGCAGCTTGCTGTAATGAGCCAAATGAAGATTCAGCTATAAGTACAAACTGCGTTAAAGTAAAATACAACAATAAAACTATGGGAATGGTGAATACTATTATACCTAAAAAAACAGACAAAGTGTCATTTTTAACATATGGTTTGATTTTCCGGGATATAAATCGGATATAATATGCTAATATAGCACCGAATATTACCATAGTCAAAATTGGGATTAAAATTCCCAGTGAAAGAAGTGTTAAGATTATTATAAGAGGTATTATTGTTGAAATAGCTATTTTTTTTAAATGATAACTCATACTCCACCTACAAACTTTTAGAATATTATGTTCCATGTATATTTAATTCTTTTAGAAGTATTTTGCATTTTTCCAAAATATAAAAACTTACATAGAGACTTCTCAATTGAATCATACCATCAACTGATTTAAAAATGTTATATCCAATATTTAAGTTATAATGTTAATTGAGCGTTTTAGATTAATATACTATATAACAATCTAAAAAAATGTAAGTATGATGTATATGTTTATTTTCTGAAATTAAATACGTTAAAGAAACAAGGATTACTCAAATAAAAATTAAAATGGAAATAATCAGTTTTCATTGACCCTCAGGAATAATTAATTTTATATTTATTTAAACCAGCGACATATGATACATAGCATATCCAATTCATTTTTTGTATCAATCAGTGGTTTTTTATTTCATTTGTTAATTAAATTATTATTTATTTTATCGTATTCGCAACAAAAATTTTTCTAAAAAATTGGTGACTAAAATAGATTAGATAACTTCGTAAATGATGCTATGACGAATAAAAATTTTTGGTGGAATTTTTCAATAATGTTCCAAATTGTAACCACTTTCTATTAGAACTAAAAAAAGAGTATATAGGTTCATTTTTTGTCAGCTGAGTAAACAGCAATGTCTAATTTTCTCGCTAAAAAATTTTCAATTGCCACACCAAATGCTTTGAAATGTTCAGTTTGCATATGCGTTTCTAATACTTCTAGATTTTCCCATTGTTCGAGCATCAGTAGGATATCATCACCTTCAGTGCTTGCATATAAATTATAACTGATACAACCCGATTCTAAACGAGTTGATTCAATTAGATCTTGAGATTTTGTAATGATTTTATCCCTCTCACCAGGATTAGATGTTATTGTGGCTGTTACTATGATCATTTGATTCCTCCTTAAAATTATTCATATTATATAGGTTAATCCAGATTTTCACATTATCGAGCTATTTCACCTCGAGATAATTTCAGATATTTGTTGGATTATTAATTCAAAATACCGACTATTATGTTTTTTTAATGTTAAAGTTTATTTTGTAATATAATTCCATAAATGATCTATATTAGAATTCATTCTGTTTTCTATGGGCATTTCAGGCATTGCTATCCACATTAAGACTGTTCCTACCATGGAAGTTTGAATAACTGTTGCAAGTTCGGTGGAGTCAATATCCCGTCTGATAATATCTTGGGCTGCACCTTCATCGAGTACATCTTTAATGAAGTTTAACAAGTTGTAATAAAATTCTGTGTAATGTTTGCTTATTATTTCATATTTTTGTACACCTTCCATTAATAGTAAGTGTAATGTCCTATAATCTATTTTTTCAGAGCTTTCAGATAATTGTGTTTCGCCTATGATTGATAATATTACTGTTTTTAGTTTTTCTTTGGGTGTGCCTTCGAAATCTCTAATTTGTCTTATGGTTGAATTAAAATAGTTAAATATATATTTTTCAATCACTGCAACTAGGAGAGTGTCTTTACTGTCAAAGTGATAGTAAAATCCGCCGGTAGTAATGGTTGATGCTTTTCTAATGTCATTCAAGGAAACATCAACAAATCCTTTTTTTAGAAATAATTTAAATGTTTCTTCCATAATTCTAGATTTCGTATCCATATACACATCTCTTTATAATTTTTAATAATAGAAGTCTTGTAATGTTATAGATCATCTAGTGACAATCAAATTAATAAAGATATCCTAAACGAATAAAATTAAGTCATGTTTTATCGAGTGCTTTATACTATATATTAAGAATTGAATCTGGGCAAAACATATTAATACTTTTTTAAAAACTTTTAATTTTATTTTTGAGATTTAAAAATTATTATATTCGTGAACAAGAAATAATTTGTTGGATAAATGTTCATAAATTACTTTAATTTTGATAAAAGTTTTTCTTTAGACCAATTACAAAAAGAACGGTCTCTATTAATATTTACTATTAAGCATCACAAACAGACTATTCGGTATGTTTATATGTTTGGCTACATAACTACTATCAATTTGCAGAAATCAATGAGGTGAAAAAATGAAAGGACTAGCATTGAGATTAGTATGGATTGGCGATAAAAATGGGTGAAGAAGAAACTGCCACCATAACTATAGATGGCCAGAAGCTATTAAAACATAACCCTGCAAATCCTGCCCCTTTAGGACTGGTTGCTACTGGAATGACCTTAATTCTATTAAGTTTTTCTTATGCTGGATTTTATGAGTTAAGCAGTGTGATATTGGCTATGGTACTGGCATTTGGTGGAACTATAGACTTAATTGTTGGTGCAATGGAATACAAGAATGGAAATACTTTCGCCACACTTGCATTTGGTGCATTTGGATCCTTTTGGTACTCCTTTGCAATACTACTAATTTTACCCAAATTAAATCTGGCATCTGCACCTAATTCAGCATCACTCGCAGCATATTTATTCTTGTGGGGTGTTTGGACTGCTGTAATGTTTGTAGCAACACTTAAAATAAGTCGTGGATTCCAGATACTATTCTCTACATTAACATTACTGTTCTTCGTATTGGGATTAGGCGCATTAACCGGAAACAGCACCATAAACATAATTGGTGGTTATGTGGGAATATTTGTTGGATTATTAGCATTCTACTTGGGAATGGCAGAGGTTATAAACGAAATCTATGGGAATAGGGTTCTACCAACCTGAACATTCCTCACATAAAAATTTAATATGTACTAATTAATCAGGCATACAGAACATTCGGTATGTTTATATAGGGTCTATTTGATAACTACTAATTAGATTTGAATAATCACTGAGGTGAAAAAAAATGAAAGGACTAGCAATGTTAAAAATTGGGGAAATAGGATGGATAGAAAAAGATAAACCAAAATGCGGCCCAAGAGATGCTATTGTTAAACCATTAGCTCTAGCACCATGTACTTCTGATGTACACACTGTCTGGGCAGGAGCAATAGGTGACAGACATGACATGATTTTAGGACATGAAGCTTTAGGAGTAGTAGACGAAGTAGGAAGGGAAGTTAAAGATTTCAAACCAGGCGATAGGGTAATTGTACCAGCTATAACTCCTGACTGGGATTCAGAAGCCGTTCAACGAGGTTTTCCTTCACAAAGTGGTGGAGCTTTAGGTGGTTGGAAATTCTCTAACTTTAAAGATGGCGTATTCGGCGAATACTTCCATGTAAACCTAGCAGATAACAACCTAGCACACCTACCCGAAGGAATGTCATTAGAATCAGCGGTTATGATTACTGATATGATGACTACTGGTTTTATGGCTGCTGAAAATGCCGAAATTGGAATGGGGGCCACTGTAGCAGTTCTAGGTATTGGGCCAGTTGGACTTTGCGGTGTAGCCGGTGCAGCATTAAGGGGTGCTGGAAGAATATTTGCAGTTGGTACCAGACCTAAAGCTATTGAAGTAGCTAAAGAATATGGTGCTACAGATATAATTAGCTACAAAGACGGAGACACCGCAGACCAAATCCTTGAAGCAACTGATGGAGCGGGTGTTGACGCTGTAATTGTATCTGGTGGTGGTCCTGATATTCTAATAGACGCATTAAAAATGGCTAAAGCCGGATCAAAAATTTCTAACAATAACTACTATGGTAAAGGATTCGGTGAAAAAGATACCTTACCACTTTGTCGTGTAAACTGGGGATTCGGTATGGCTGATAAAGATATAGTCACCGGTCTTTGCCCTGGTGGAAGAGTTAGAATGGAAAGACTAGCAGATATGGTAACCTACGGACGTATGGATCCGTCACTCATGGCTACTCATGTCTACAAAGGTTTTGATAAATTAGAAGAAGCACTTCTCCTAATGAAAGACAAACCAAGAGATTTAATCAAACCAGTCGTCCTTTTAGACGAATAAATATTAAAAATTCTATTCTTTTTTTTAAAGAAATTAAAATGGAGCTGATAAAAATGAAGATAGCAATAATTGGTGGAACTGGTGGACAGGGTTTAGGAATTGCCATACGCTTTGTACAAGCCGGAGAAGATGTTATAATAGGATCAAGAGCAATTGAAAAAGCTGAAAAAGCTGTAGAAAAAGTTAAAGAACTTTTAGATATGGATAAAATTCCCAATCTCAAAGCATCTGAAAATGCTGATGGCGCAAAAGAAGCCGACATACTAATCTTAACTGTACCGCTAGCGGCTCAAAGAGCAACTCTCTTGTCTATAAAGGATAATGCAGCCGGAAAAGTATTAATAGATGCAACCGGACCACTTGAATCAGCTATTGGCGGATCACCAACCCGATGTATCTACCTATCCGAAGGAGCAGCTTCTGAAAGAGCACAAAAGATCCTACCCGAAGCCAACGTAATATGTGCATTCAACAACATCAGTTCAGGAGCCCTAATGAACTTCCCAAATCCCATAGACTGTGACTGTTTAATGTCAGGTGACGACCTTGAATCCAAAAAAACAGTCGCAAAACTAATCGAAAAAATACCCGGAGTACAAGTCGTAGACTGTGGACCACTAGAAAGAGCTCAAATCATCGAAAAAATCACACCCTTACTTATCGGACTAAACATCAAAAAAACCTGCAAAGACGCCGGAATAAGAATAACCGGAATAGACCCCGAATGCAAATTATACTAAAAAACCATCTCCTCTTCAGATCGGATTAAACATCCGAAACAAAAACCCAATTTAGGGGAATCAGAAGCACCGATTTATAAATGAAGAATTCGTGGGCTCAATTTTATGAAAAGATAGCAAAAGGGGCAATTAATAGAATGTTTAGAATTATCTAAAGTCAATGAACGTCCATTGAATAAACAGGAATTAGTGCCAAGAATGTGAATTACATATCGAAAAAAGAAATTTTCAAGAACATCTGGATTTATAATAGATACACTTTCCCTTATAATCATTTATCTAGGAATCTCAATTAGAGGTGTTAACGTGATGGTCGGAATATTAGGATGTGGTGCTATAGCAAACATAATCACTAATTTTGCAGCGGAGGGAAAGCTGGGTGTTGATCTAAAATTTTTTTATGACCGCGATATGGAAAGAGCAGAAAACCTGGCATCCCAAGTAGATGGAATAGTAGTACTAAATATAAACGATATGTTGGATCAGGTTGATTTGGTGATTGAAAGTGCATCTCCCCAAGCTGTGATGGAGGTCGTTCCACACATTCTCGAAAGAGGAAAAGATGTGATTGTCATGAGTTTGGGGGCATTGATGGACCCTGCTCTTAGAGATCATTTAGATGAGATAGCCAAACAAACTAACTCCAAGATATACGCACCTTCTGGGGCCGTTGTAGGTTTAGACGGTATCAAAGCCGCTTCCATCGGTAAGATCCGTGAAGTAAGTCTGGTCACACGAAAGCCTCCCAAATCTCTAGGAATCTCAACAGATAAAGAAACAATATTGTACGAAGGCAAAGCAAGAGATGCGGTGCGTAAATTTCCACTAAACATTAATGTGGCTGCTGCTTTAACTATTGCCTGTGGTAAGGAAGTGGATGTAAAAATCATAGCTGACCCGGCTGTGGACCGCAACTGCCACGAGGTTCATGTAGTGGGTGATTTTGGGGAGCTTAAAACTACCACCCAAAATATTAGATGTGCCACCAATCCGAAAACAAGTATTTTAGCTGCTTATTCTGCAATTAAACTCCTTAAAAGTTTAAACGAAAATCTTAAGATCCTAACCTAAAATTTTTTAAAATTACTATTTTTTGTACTAATTAACATTAATTCACAATTTTTATCACATTCCATCTATATCTTGCAAATTTTAAGGATTAGTAATCTATTTTATGCCAAACATAACCGCCTAGATTTGTTGAGTGTTTTATTGTTGATTTTTGTCTTTTACACTAAATTTAGTATAGTATTACTAATTAAAGAAATATTATATTTTTCATTATGTAGCCCCCTAGCGACATATTATACTTATTATGTCACCATCTACAAGTTCATAGTCGCTTGAAATTCTTCTGCAACTTCTAGCATCAAGTGCATGCATGAAACTATCACCTATATCTGTGTGTATTACATATGCCATGTCTCTTGGTTTAGAACCTTTCTTAATGAGCAGAGCATCTGGTAATATATTTCCCTTTTGGTCTGATAATTTATGTTCGTCTTCAACAGGAAAAACAACAATCATATCCAGAATTTCAAAAACTGCACTGTTAAGTGCTTTTTGTACTCCTGTACTTCCATACTTCTGGAGCACATGTTCTTTTATATAATTCAGAGCCTTCATTTGATTTTCATTGAGCTTTTTGGGTTCAAGGATCTCAAAATCAGAATCACCCGGGAAATAACTTATTAACCCTGCTTCTGAGGCACGTATAAGGGCAAGTTCTGATTCTGCTGAAGCTGCAATTACATTTCCATATTTATCTTCTAATCTTTTGATGTTTTCATCTGATGTGGGCATATCTGCCTTATTTGCAACTATTAACATTGGTTTTGCTCTTTTAAGAAGGTCATCAAGGACCGCAATAATATCGGAATCATCCCATTTATCATAATCCTTATCAACGACCTTTTTTGCTTCAATAATATCTTCAAGCCTTATACCTGTTCCACTCAACTGTTCAGAAATTACCTTAGCAAGATCTAGTCTTTCTGACATTACCTTCCTTATCATTTTATTCCAATTTTTCTTTAAAATTCCAAAAAGCCACATGGTGATCTCATGTTCAAGAAACTCAACATCCTCCAGCGGGTCATGACTACCAGGTTCACAAGGCCTCCCCTCTTCATCTGTAGATCCTGAAGCATCGATAATATGAATGAAAGCTCTTGCCTGTCTAAGGTCATCTAAAAATTTGTTTCCAAGTCCTCGGCCTTCATGGGCACCGGGAACTAGTCCTGCAACATCTATAAGTTCAACAGGTATCAACCTTTTCCCAGATACACATTTTGAATTGTTAGGATTACATGTAACTTCCAGTTCTTTGCATGGGCACTCTGTTACAACATGTGCAACTGCTTTGTTAGCATCTATAGTTGTGAATGGATAACTTGCAACTTCTACTTCTGATAATGTTGCAGAATTAAAAAAAGATGACTTTCCGACGTTTGGTTTTCCTGTTACAGCGATTTGAAGCATTTTTCTCATTCCTGATATTTATAAGAATCTCTTAATTAATTTAAAGGGCCATGTTAAATAACAATTTCGATAATGAAAAAACAATACTCTGAATTTATTTAATAATTCCATTTGTCAAATTGTTACTAGAGAAATATAAATATAAAAAAATCTAAATATTATTTAGACATGAATCAGAGCTATGATCTAATTTTTATGAGTTTAAGGAGAATAAACAAATGTCAAAATTATATCTGGTGGGTGTTGGGCCGGGATCTGAGAAATATTTAACATTTGAGGCATTAAATGTTGTTGGATCCTCCGATATTTTAATGGGGAGTAAAAGAGCTTTAAAACTTTTTCCAGATACAAAAGCCGAAAAAATAGAACTTAATGCTAAAAATATGGGGGAAATGCTTAATTTAGCCGTTTCAAAGGCATGTGAAGGACGAGCTGTGGCACTTCTGTCCACTGGAGATCCTGGATTTTCAGGCGTATTAAAACCCATCAAAAAATTGGCTGGAAAATTGGAATTTGAAGTTATTCCGGGTATAAGTTCGATTCAAATATGTGCATCAAAACTTCAAATATCATGGGATGAAGCCAATATCATAACAATGCATGGAAAGGGGATTTCAGACGAATTAATTTCCTTATTATCAAATGGAAGAACCACCATTATTCTGCCAAACAATACAATTGAAGAAACTGTGGAATACCTTTTGGATCAAGGAATAGATCCAAACAGAAGGGCAGCAGTATGTGAAAATTTAAGCTACGACAATGAAAAGATAGTGGAAGTCCAACTCAAGGAACTTTTAAATGAACAATTTGGTTATATGTGTGTGTTAGTTGTTTACTGAAGGTGGATAAAATTAAAAGCTCAGAACTGTTTTTAAAACTTAATCAAGAAATAGAACGCCACAGATCGCTGGTAAAACCTGAAAAGAAAATTGATGATGAGTTACAAGGAAAAATGTCCAATTATAATCTAGAAAATTTCAATAGATTAACAGGAACTTCCTATTTAGGGTGTGAAGAGGAAATTGATACAGATAAACTCGAAGATCTCAAACATGCCATAGATCATTACTTTGATTTTTACGCACCATATGATGAGGAATTTAAAGAATTTATAAAAATAATATCTATATACTTAACATTTATCGAAAAAAAGCCTTTACATCCACCAGGAATAGTTTTTTCAGGAGGAAGAACTGTCTATCAAAGGGGAAAAATCTATTACTGTACTGGAAAAAAATATTTTAAAAATGAAGAAGAATCCCTTTGCAACTTTTGTGTTGGTCTAGAAGTTTAGATCAAGCAATACTTCCATATTGTAATAAGTAATTATCATCGAAATGACAAAAATGAATAAAATCATTACTTGCAGATGGATTCATCTTCTCCTCTCCATGGTGGAGATACAATGCAGAGAAATTTCAGATCATCTTTACCAATATTTTTGATCCTTTGACATGCATTTGAAGGAATATACACAGATTGGCCTGTTTTCAAAACATTTGGTTCCTTATTTATATATATTTTACCCATTCCCTCTAGGATATAATATATTTCAATTGAGTTTATGAGTTTATGGGGAAGTGAAGATTGATCCGGTCCAAGAATTGCATGGGCAATACTACAATCCATTTTTACATTATCGTTTTCAGGGTGAATAAGTTCGCATAGAGTTGTTTCATCAATGGCCTTGAAATAAGTTGATTTTTTGATGTCTTTTATCAGCATATGAATCAACTAATTAGGTGTTAACAAAAAATAGAAGGGTTTTAAACCCTTAATTAAGGAATTTAATTCATTGGAAGCGCTTTAACTTCTTCGGTATGATCTCCATAAAGGATGTCTCCGATCTCGGTTAGTCGTTCCATTCCCTTGACTTCATGTTTTTGTAATGGGATCTC
This sequence is a window from Methanobacterium sp. SMA-27. Protein-coding genes within it:
- a CDS encoding TetR/AcrR family transcriptional regulator, with protein sequence MDTKSRIMEETFKLFLKKGFVDVSLNDIRKASTITTGGFYYHFDSKDTLLVAVIEKYIFNYFNSTIRQIRDFEGTPKEKLKTVILSIIGETQLSESSEKIDYRTLHLLLMEGVQKYEIISKHYTEFYYNLLNFIKDVLDEGAAQDIIRRDIDSTELATVIQTSMVGTVLMWIAMPEMPIENRMNSNIDHLWNYITK
- a CDS encoding NAD(P)-dependent alcohol dehydrogenase, producing MKGLAMLKIGEIGWIEKDKPKCGPRDAIVKPLALAPCTSDVHTVWAGAIGDRHDMILGHEALGVVDEVGREVKDFKPGDRVIVPAITPDWDSEAVQRGFPSQSGGALGGWKFSNFKDGVFGEYFHVNLADNNLAHLPEGMSLESAVMITDMMTTGFMAAENAEIGMGATVAVLGIGPVGLCGVAGAALRGAGRIFAVGTRPKAIEVAKEYGATDIISYKDGDTADQILEATDGAGVDAVIVSGGGPDILIDALKMAKAGSKISNNNYYGKGFGEKDTLPLCRVNWGFGMADKDIVTGLCPGGRVRMERLADMVTYGRMDPSLMATHVYKGFDKLEEALLLMKDKPRDLIKPVVLLDE
- a CDS encoding DUF2115 family protein; amino-acid sequence: MDKIKSSELFLKLNQEIERHRSLVKPEKKIDDELQGKMSNYNLENFNRLTGTSYLGCEEEIDTDKLEDLKHAIDHYFDFYAPYDEEFKEFIKIISIYLTFIEKKPLHPPGIVFSGGRTVYQRGKIYYCTGKKYFKNEEESLCNFCVGLEV
- the npdG gene encoding NADPH-dependent F420 reductase, whose product is MKIAIIGGTGGQGLGIAIRFVQAGEDVIIGSRAIEKAEKAVEKVKELLDMDKIPNLKASENADGAKEADILILTVPLAAQRATLLSIKDNAAGKVLIDATGPLESAIGGSPTRCIYLSEGAASERAQKILPEANVICAFNNISSGALMNFPNPIDCDCLMSGDDLESKKTVAKLIEKIPGVQVVDCGPLERAQIIEKITPLLIGLNIKKTCKDAGIRITGIDPECKLY
- a CDS encoding redox-regulated ATPase YchF, whose translation is MLQIAVTGKPNVGKSSFFNSATLSEVEVASYPFTTIDANKAVAHVVTECPCKELEVTCNPNNSKCVSGKRLIPVELIDVAGLVPGAHEGRGLGNKFLDDLRQARAFIHIIDASGSTDEEGRPCEPGSHDPLEDVEFLEHEITMWLFGILKKNWNKMIRKVMSERLDLAKVISEQLSGTGIRLEDIIEAKKVVDKDYDKWDDSDIIAVLDDLLKRAKPMLIVANKADMPTSDENIKRLEDKYGNVIAASAESELALIRASEAGLISYFPGDSDFEILEPKKLNENQMKALNYIKEHVLQKYGSTGVQKALNSAVFEILDMIVVFPVEDEHKLSDQKGNILPDALLIKKGSKPRDMAYVIHTDIGDSFMHALDARSCRRISSDYELVDGDIISIICR
- the cbiE gene encoding precorrin-6y C5,15-methyltransferase (decarboxylating) subunit CbiE, with amino-acid sequence MSKLYLVGVGPGSEKYLTFEALNVVGSSDILMGSKRALKLFPDTKAEKIELNAKNMGEMLNLAVSKACEGRAVALLSTGDPGFSGVLKPIKKLAGKLEFEVIPGISSIQICASKLQISWDEANIITMHGKGISDELISLLSNGRTTIILPNNTIEETVEYLLDQGIDPNRRAAVCENLSYDNEKIVEVQLKELLNEQFGYMCVLVVY
- a CDS encoding cupin domain-containing protein, which codes for MLIKDIKKSTYFKAIDETTLCELIHPENDNVKMDCSIAHAILGPDQSSLPHKLINSIEIYYILEGMGKIYINKEPNVLKTGQSVYIPSNACQRIKNIGKDDLKFLCIVSPPWRGEDESICK
- a CDS encoding acetate uptake transporter, with product MGEEETATITIDGQKLLKHNPANPAPLGLVATGMTLILLSFSYAGFYELSSVILAMVLAFGGTIDLIVGAMEYKNGNTFATLAFGAFGSFWYSFAILLILPKLNLASAPNSASLAAYLFLWGVWTAVMFVATLKISRGFQILFSTLTLLFFVLGLGALTGNSTINIIGGYVGIFVGLLAFYLGMAEVINEIYGNRVLPT
- a CDS encoding aspartate dehydrogenase, with the translated sequence MMVGILGCGAIANIITNFAAEGKLGVDLKFFYDRDMERAENLASQVDGIVVLNINDMLDQVDLVIESASPQAVMEVVPHILERGKDVIVMSLGALMDPALRDHLDEIAKQTNSKIYAPSGAVVGLDGIKAASIGKIREVSLVTRKPPKSLGISTDKETILYEGKARDAVRKFPLNINVAAALTIACGKEVDVKIIADPAVDRNCHEVHVVGDFGELKTTTQNIRCATNPKTSILAAYSAIKLLKSLNENLKILT
- a CDS encoding AI-2E family transporter encodes the protein MSYHLKKIAISTIIPLIIILTLLSLGILIPILTMVIFGAILAYYIRFISRKIKPYVKNDTLSVFLGIIVFTIPIVLLLYFTLTQFVLIAESSFGSLQQAATGNSTMNMTVINQAVNNLNLPSNLTQSIITAVQSGINEFISFVASSLVAMISSIPSFAAQMLILIFSVFYFARDGDKVIKFITDVIPVKDNDFYQELFDSAEDVLKSIIVGNAIPAVILGVLSGILYYLLGYPYALLLAIISGIAMFIPIIGPWIVYGAIGIISILLGNTTQGILVIIFGWIIETTTDFYIRPKIAVQYSEIHPLVFLLGFIYGAVTMGIPGLFIGPLILGITYAAYKIYRKEKIKTKMS
- a CDS encoding putative quinol monooxygenase; the protein is MIIVTATITSNPGERDKIITKSQDLIESTRLESGCISYNLYASTEGDDILLMLEQWENLEVLETHMQTEHFKAFGVAIENFLARKLDIAVYSADKK